In Candidatus Defluviilinea proxima, a single genomic region encodes these proteins:
- a CDS encoding DUF861 domain-containing protein, with amino-acid sequence MPRQLFTADDIRRLAHDRVEILLLAPDDIVTSEAADTAFALSVKLIRETGSAVGLKSEASSPDIPPLKVVRGGNVQMERFLDGVQTSGANVRLKDVVTTEDRSPMGAGFMALDKGEMQWTLTYDEMDIVLEGELVITRGNEQVRGGVGDVIYIPKGSSITFGTPSHTRFVYVVFPVNWNEGK; translated from the coding sequence ATGCCTCGCCAACTATTCACCGCTGACGATATTCGTCGTCTCGCGCATGATCGCGTCGAGATTCTTTTGCTTGCGCCGGACGATATTGTCACATCTGAAGCCGCCGATACAGCGTTCGCTTTGAGCGTGAAACTGATTCGAGAAACAGGATCAGCCGTCGGCTTAAAGAGTGAAGCGTCTAGTCCTGACATCCCGCCATTGAAAGTGGTGCGCGGTGGGAACGTCCAGATGGAACGATTTCTCGATGGCGTCCAGACGTCGGGCGCAAATGTCCGTTTGAAAGATGTTGTCACTACCGAAGATCGTTCACCGATGGGCGCTGGGTTTATGGCGCTCGATAAAGGTGAAATGCAGTGGACCTTGACATACGATGAAATGGACATCGTTCTCGAGGGCGAGCTGGTGATCACGCGCGGCAATGAGCAGGTGCGTGGCGGCGTGGGCGATGTGATCTACATCCCGAAAGGGTCGAGCATCACATTTGGAACCCCAAGCCATACGCGCTTTGTCTATGTGGTGTTCCCTGTAAATTGGAACGAAGGCAAATGA
- the eutJ gene encoding ethanolamine utilization protein EutJ has protein sequence MNPDLSSLLQQTDRVMIGGAHGNGQDTSYRGVVHVGVDLGTAYTVLVVLDENYKPIAGEYQFAQVTRDGLVVDFVGAVDLLRTMKSKVEQKLGFTLTSAATAYPPGVPEAERRATANVLYGAGLECTGFVDEPTAANNVLRIRDGAIVDVGGGTTGIAIFKDGEVVYTADEATGGTHFSLVIAGSTGSTFEEAEALKKDPKEQTRLFPVIRPVMEKVGSIVNRHVAGHQIDKLYLVGGTCAYPGMDKVIEEVTGIATVLPGNPLFVTPLGIAMNN, from the coding sequence ATGAATCCTGATCTTTCAAGCCTTCTTCAACAGACAGACCGTGTGATGATAGGCGGAGCCCATGGCAATGGACAAGACACGAGTTATCGCGGCGTAGTTCATGTGGGTGTTGACCTCGGTACAGCATACACGGTGCTGGTCGTGCTGGATGAGAATTACAAGCCGATCGCAGGCGAGTATCAATTTGCACAGGTGACACGAGATGGGCTTGTAGTGGACTTTGTCGGTGCGGTGGATCTGTTGCGCACGATGAAGTCAAAGGTTGAACAGAAACTTGGGTTCACATTGACCTCTGCCGCGACGGCATATCCGCCGGGAGTGCCAGAGGCTGAGAGGCGCGCCACGGCAAATGTGCTCTATGGCGCAGGTTTGGAATGTACGGGTTTCGTTGACGAGCCAACTGCCGCGAACAATGTGTTGAGGATCCGTGATGGCGCGATCGTGGATGTGGGCGGCGGTACGACAGGTATTGCCATCTTCAAAGATGGCGAGGTGGTATACACCGCCGATGAAGCGACAGGCGGAACCCACTTCTCGTTGGTGATCGCTGGTTCAACAGGATCAACCTTCGAAGAGGCAGAAGCGCTAAAGAAAGACCCAAAGGAACAGACCCGGCTGTTTCCTGTTATCCGCCCGGTGATGGAGAAAGTTGGTTCCATCGTCAACCGGCATGTTGCTGGTCATCAAATTGATAAGTTGTATTTGGTTGGCGGTACGTGTGCTTATCCGGGAATGGACAAGGTCATCGAAGAGGTGACTGGCATTGCGACGGTGTTACCCGGTAATCCCTTGTTCGTTACGCCGCTTGGGATTGCGATGAATAATTAA